A genome region from Desulfobulbaceae bacterium DB1 includes the following:
- a CDS encoding NADH-dependent flavin oxidoreductase: MSTDTGKTFTPFTLKNFTLKNRLGVAPMTRMSSVKDAIPRQDVLDFLVRRAANGAGLVFTEAIVTDYESAQGYPGQARLLTERQIAAWRPVTEAIHRHGALAVMQMFHCGRMSWNEVNPAGRVIAPSPVAPSQQNPLTGAPYPVPDEMSRFDIDHAVNGFVETAKGAVAAGFSAIEIHGAHGYLINQFLSSYSNKRTDGYGGSAANRFRFAGEVIAAVKAAVPEEIILTFRISNWGIADMDVSLFADRHEWQEMIAMIDAAGVDAVSVSTYNFSDRAFGTEHTMARLTREMTKLPLMICGKIHDRKTAEEALLDADIALSGKSILLNPNWVEDVKAGKELPGFSSDEANIAYTTEPLP, encoded by the coding sequence ATGAGCACGGACACGGGAAAAACCTTTACCCCCTTCACCCTGAAGAACTTCACCCTGAAAAACCGGCTCGGCGTAGCGCCGATGACCCGCATGTCATCGGTCAAAGACGCCATTCCCCGCCAGGATGTGCTTGATTTCCTGGTGCGCCGCGCGGCCAACGGCGCAGGCCTAGTGTTTACCGAGGCGATTGTCACCGATTATGAAAGCGCCCAGGGCTATCCGGGACAGGCGCGGCTGCTCACCGAGCGGCAGATCGCCGCCTGGCGCCCGGTAACCGAAGCGATTCACCGGCACGGGGCGCTCGCGGTGATGCAGATGTTTCACTGCGGCCGCATGAGCTGGAACGAGGTCAATCCGGCGGGCCGGGTCATCGCGCCGAGCCCGGTTGCCCCCAGTCAGCAGAACCCGCTGACCGGCGCCCCCTACCCGGTGCCGGACGAAATGAGCCGCTTTGACATCGACCACGCCGTCAATGGTTTTGTCGAGACGGCCAAAGGTGCGGTGGCCGCCGGTTTTTCCGCCATCGAAATCCACGGGGCGCACGGCTATCTCATCAACCAGTTTCTTTCTTCCTACTCCAACAAGCGAACAGACGGTTACGGCGGCAGTGCGGCCAACCGCTTCCGTTTTGCCGGGGAGGTGATCGCGGCGGTCAAGGCGGCGGTGCCGGAAGAAATCATTCTCACCTTCCGCATCTCCAACTGGGGAATCGCCGACATGGATGTTTCGCTTTTTGCGGACAGGCACGAGTGGCAGGAAATGATCGCCATGATAGACGCCGCCGGGGTCGATGCCGTCTCGGTCTCCACCTATAATTTCAGCGACAGGGCTTTCGGCACGGAACACACCATGGCCCGGCTCACCCGGGAGATGACAAAACTGCCCCTGATGATCTGCGGCAAGATCCATGACCGGAAAACAGCGGAAGAGGCCCTGCTGGATGCGGACATCGCTTTAAGCGGCAAGTCGATACTGCTGAACCCGAACTGGGTGGAGGACGTAAAGGCCGGCAAGGAGCTGCCCGGCTTTTCATCGGACGAGGCCAATATCGCCTACACGACCGAGCCGCTGCCCTGA
- a CDS encoding DNA helicase II has protein sequence MKFLADLHIHSPFSRATSKESTVAGLSAWARVKGIHLIGTGDFTHPGWFQQLKEQLIPAEPGLFKLRDEKNAPALPGVAPEDIPVRFILTAEISSIYKRHDRVRKVHNILFAPDLEAAERINRRLAAIGNIESDGRPILGLDSRNLLEIQLEEMEEGFLVPAHIWTPWFSLFGSKSGFDSIEECFGDLTPHIFALETGLSSDPDMNRLVSALDRYTLISNSDCHSPGKLGREVNLFDCELDFFSLKKALQKPSLGFLGTMEFFPEEGKYHLDGHRKCNVVMEPNETRGCRGICPVCGKPLTVGVFHRVMDLADRDTPFYPENGPTFQSLIPLPEVIGEIMGKGPAGKGVMEQYRKTVNRFGSEFNLFLHAPPEEINAFSPLLAEAVARIRTRRVIRRAGFDGEFGVIHAFAEGEIERLRGQAALFADQPPQAGKKPKNAVPNSAPHRDREPALPAAPAAANTKQQQAVSSSARRILVSAGPGTGKTHTLVARLAHLLTVRKIDPGHIAAITFTNRAADEVKDRLLQKAGEGSERVFVGTFHRFCLDWLQRETPDLAVIGDDDRELLVKRLYAGATPGERKKIIQAIRAFPPLPENVPLVTPYLAELKNIKAVDLEMIIAVFVEKLQNDADFAELVRDRVRHLFVDEFQDVNRSQFTLVSLLGRSASLFVIGDANQSIYGFRGSDLTFFLRFAEEPGTECLALDRNYRSAPVILAAASDLIRHNRVRSDVKITAERPTAGRISLFTAPSGRAEAEHVVRQIEKLLGGISSFSINSGRSSGEERRYTFRDIGVLYRLSRQAESLAEALERRGIPFQLVGARPFFMGKDILPLALATLVAAGIATPVDALALCREMPGIGPVALARLEKELPLTGPDFFSSMQSLPLGAGQATILDTLRQATKVFHDTAPASLARAYQPLFSLFRRDPAAANAQRFLRLAGAFNDLASYARHLAENRAATIYDDRAEAVSLLTLHGAKGLEFPVVFITGVNDGLLPCRMPGCDPEEERRLFYVGMTRAKDRLLLSCSGEEKPSPFLAEIPSELVEITKENGPKRNKPQGKQLKLFN, from the coding sequence ATGAAATTTCTCGCCGACCTCCATATCCATTCTCCCTTTTCCCGGGCCACCAGCAAGGAAAGCACGGTTGCCGGTCTTTCCGCCTGGGCGCGGGTCAAGGGCATCCACCTTATCGGCACCGGCGACTTTACCCATCCCGGCTGGTTTCAGCAGTTAAAGGAGCAGCTTATCCCGGCCGAGCCCGGCCTGTTCAAGCTGCGCGATGAAAAAAACGCCCCGGCGTTGCCCGGCGTTGCCCCCGAGGACATCCCGGTGCGCTTCATCCTGACCGCGGAAATAAGCTCCATCTACAAACGGCACGACCGGGTGCGCAAGGTGCACAACATCCTCTTTGCCCCGGATCTCGAAGCCGCCGAACGGATCAACCGGCGGCTGGCCGCCATCGGCAACATCGAGTCCGACGGCCGCCCCATTTTAGGCCTTGACTCCCGGAACCTGCTGGAAATCCAGCTCGAGGAGATGGAAGAGGGATTCCTGGTGCCGGCCCATATCTGGACCCCCTGGTTTTCCCTGTTCGGCTCAAAATCAGGTTTTGACTCCATCGAGGAATGTTTCGGCGATCTCACCCCCCATATTTTTGCGCTGGAGACCGGCCTGTCGTCGGACCCGGACATGAACCGGCTGGTCTCGGCCCTGGACCGCTACACCCTGATCTCCAATTCCGACTGCCACTCCCCTGGGAAGCTGGGCCGGGAGGTCAACCTCTTTGACTGCGAACTCGATTTCTTCTCCCTGAAAAAGGCCCTGCAAAAGCCATCCCTGGGCTTTCTCGGCACCATGGAATTTTTCCCGGAAGAGGGCAAATACCATCTGGACGGCCACCGCAAGTGCAATGTCGTCATGGAGCCCAACGAGACCAGGGGCTGCCGGGGGATATGCCCGGTCTGCGGCAAGCCGCTCACTGTCGGCGTCTTCCACCGTGTGATGGACCTGGCCGACCGGGACACTCCCTTTTATCCGGAAAACGGCCCGACATTTCAAAGCCTCATCCCATTGCCCGAAGTGATCGGCGAGATCATGGGCAAAGGCCCTGCCGGCAAGGGGGTCATGGAGCAGTACCGGAAAACGGTCAACCGCTTCGGCTCGGAATTCAACCTCTTTCTCCATGCCCCGCCTGAAGAAATCAATGCCTTTTCGCCCCTGCTGGCTGAAGCGGTTGCCAGGATACGCACGCGCAGGGTGATCCGCCGGGCGGGCTTTGACGGCGAGTTCGGGGTCATCCACGCCTTTGCCGAGGGCGAGATCGAACGTTTGCGCGGCCAGGCCGCCCTCTTTGCCGATCAGCCGCCGCAAGCCGGAAAAAAACCAAAAAACGCCGTGCCGAACAGCGCTCCGCATCGCGACCGCGAACCGGCATTACCGGCCGCTCCGGCCGCCGCCAACACGAAGCAGCAGCAGGCGGTCAGCAGCAGTGCCCGCCGCATTCTGGTGTCCGCCGGACCCGGCACCGGCAAGACCCACACCCTGGTTGCCCGCCTGGCTCATTTGCTGACGGTACGAAAAATCGACCCCGGGCACATTGCCGCCATCACCTTTACCAACCGGGCGGCGGATGAGGTCAAGGACCGCCTGCTGCAAAAAGCGGGTGAGGGATCGGAACGGGTCTTTGTCGGCACCTTCCACCGCTTCTGTCTCGACTGGCTGCAGCGGGAAACTCCGGATCTGGCGGTCATCGGCGACGACGATCGCGAACTGCTGGTCAAACGCCTTTATGCCGGGGCAACACCAGGGGAACGAAAAAAAATCATTCAGGCTATTCGCGCCTTTCCGCCGCTGCCGGAAAACGTACCACTCGTCACCCCGTATCTCGCGGAACTGAAAAATATCAAGGCCGTCGACCTGGAGATGATCATTGCCGTCTTTGTCGAGAAACTGCAAAACGATGCCGATTTTGCGGAGCTGGTGCGGGACCGGGTGCGCCATCTCTTTGTTGATGAATTCCAGGATGTCAACCGGAGCCAGTTCACCCTGGTTTCCCTGCTGGGCCGGTCCGCCTCCCTCTTTGTCATCGGCGACGCCAACCAGTCCATTTACGGCTTCCGGGGCAGCGACCTGACCTTCTTCCTCCGTTTTGCCGAGGAACCGGGAACAGAATGTCTGGCCCTTGACCGCAATTACCGTTCCGCACCTGTTATTCTTGCCGCGGCAAGCGATCTGATCCGCCATAACCGGGTCCGCAGCGACGTAAAGATAACGGCGGAACGCCCTACCGCGGGCCGCATCTCCCTTTTTACCGCGCCAAGCGGGCGGGCGGAAGCCGAACACGTGGTCAGGCAGATCGAAAAACTCCTGGGCGGCATCTCAAGCTTTTCCATTAATTCCGGCCGCTCCAGCGGCGAGGAACGCCGGTACACCTTCCGTGACATCGGCGTTCTTTACCGCCTCTCCCGCCAGGCCGAATCCCTGGCCGAGGCCCTGGAACGCCGGGGCATTCCGTTTCAACTGGTGGGCGCGCGCCCCTTTTTCATGGGAAAGGACATTCTCCCCCTTGCCCTTGCCACACTGGTTGCGGCAGGCATCGCCACCCCGGTGGACGCCCTGGCCCTCTGCCGGGAAATGCCGGGAATAGGCCCCGTGGCCCTGGCGCGGCTGGAAAAGGAGCTCCCCCTTACCGGCCCGGATTTCTTCAGCAGCATGCAGTCCCTGCCCCTTGGCGCCGGACAGGCGACAATACTGGACACCCTGCGACAGGCGACAAAGGTTTTTCATGATACGGCGCCCGCCTCCCTTGCCCGTGCCTATCAGCCGCTTTTTTCCCTTTTCCGGCGCGATCCCGCTGCCGCCAATGCCCAGCGCTTTCTCCGGCTGGCAGGCGCTTTCAATGATCTTGCCTCATACGCCCGTCATCTTGCCGAAAACAGGGCGGCAACCATCTATGACGACCGGGCCGAGGCGGTGTCGCTGCTGACCCTGCACGGGGCCAAGGGTCTGGAGTTTCCGGTGGTGTTTATTACCGGAGTCAACGACGGCCTGCTGCCTTGCCGCATGCCGGGCTGCGACCCGGAAGAGGAACGGCGACTTTTTTATGTCGGCATGACCAGGGCGAAAGACCGGCTGCTCCTTTCCTGTTCAGGCGAGGAGAAACCATCGCCGTTTCTTGCTGAAATTCCGTCGGAACTGGTGGAAATAACGAAAGAGAACGGCCCAAAACGAAACAAACCCCAGGGGAAACAACTCAAACTTTTTAATTAA
- a CDS encoding response regulator produces the protein MPNQNMEILVVDDVSSLRTIMRVLLRKMGYDRVSEAANGSDAFEILRKKKIDLIISDWNMPEMNGYELLKSVREDSDLSDIPFIMITAETCGSKVAMALQLKVNQFILKPFSLQVLEEKINMVVH, from the coding sequence ATGCCGAACCAAAACATGGAAATACTGGTTGTCGATGATGTTTCCTCCCTGCGGACCATCATGAGGGTGCTCCTGCGGAAAATGGGTTACGACCGGGTCAGCGAAGCGGCCAACGGCAGCGACGCGTTTGAAATTCTCCGGAAGAAAAAAATCGATCTCATCATCTCCGACTGGAATATGCCGGAGATGAACGGCTATGAATTGTTGAAGTCCGTGCGTGAAGACAGCGACCTCAGTGATATTCCTTTTATCATGATCACCGCGGAGACATGCGGCAGCAAGGTCGCCATGGCCCTGCAGCTCAAGGTGAATCAGTTTATTCTGAAACCGTTTTCTCTCCAGGTGCTGGAGGAAAAAATCAACATGGTTGTTCATTAG